CTGCCGCACCGGCGCCGACCGTTCCGGCCGTGACGCTGCCGGCACGGACGCCGACCGAGGCACAGGCCAAGGCGCTGCTGGCCGAGGCGGGCATTGCGAGCGCGCCGGAACGGACCTGCGCGACCGGCGATGCCGCGGTACTTGCCGCACGCGAGATCGGCTTCCCGGTCGTCATGAAGATCCTGTCGCCCGATATCCTGCACAAGTCCGAGATCGGCGGCGTGCTGCTCGACGTGCGCGACGAAGCCGCCGTGCGCGCGGGCTTTGACACCCTGCTCGAACGCGCGCGCCAGGCTGCGCCCGACGCGCGCATCGAAGGCGTGCTGGTGGCCAAGCAACTGTCGGGCGGCGTGGAATGCATCATGGGCATCAACCGCGACCCGGTCTTCGGTCCCATCGCCATGTTCGGTCTCGGCGGCGTGTTCGTCGAAGTGCTCAAGGACGTGGTGTTCCACCGCTGCCCGTTCGGGGAAGACGTGGCCGAGCAGATGATCCGCTCGATCAAGGGCGCACCGCTGCTTCTCGGCGCGCGCGGGCGGCCCGTGGCCGATATTCCCGCGCTGGCCCGCACGCTGTCCCGGCTCTCGGCATTCGCCGCGGCCGCCGGCCCGCGCCTGCAGTCGGTGGACCTGAACCCGGTCTTCGCGATGCCGGCCGGTGAAGGTGCTTATGCGGCCGATGCGGTCATCGAGATCGGCGAGGAAGGCGTGTAATCACCGGATGCCCCTGCGCTGAATGAGCAGACTGTTTGCTCCCCTCTCCCGCTTGCGGGAGAGGGGCCGGGGGTGAGGGCAAGCGCATGGCAAGCACCGTCGCGCCTCGCTTCGTCGACACTCTGGCCCTCAACCCCGCCCCTCTCCCACAAAATGGGAGACAACATTCGCAGTTTCTGAACTTGTCAGGAAACGGCCGGACTATTTCCCTTGTGCCGTCCGGAGAAGCAAAAAGGCCGGCGTCAGGGCGCCGGCGTTTCAGTCTCCGCTTTCGCGGCGAGCAATCATCTCTTCGCTACCCGGTCCCAGTCATACCGCAACGGCTTGCCCTCGGCAAAGCGGCGCAAGGCGTCGGCATGGTACGCCGTCGTGGACGCCACCGCCTGCGCATTGGCCTCCAGCTCCACGAACGCGCCGTAGCTCGTCTCGAAGCTGCTGTTCAACATGCGCTTCATCGCGCCCATCGCCTGCGGGGGCGCCTCGACGAACCGCAGCGCGAACTGCCGGGCCTGCTCCGCCAGCGTCTCGTGCGGGTAGATCGCATGAACGATGCCGAGCTGCTTCGCCTCCTCGGCACCGACCTTCCGGGCTGTCAGCATCAACTCCTTGGCCATCGACATGCCGACCATGCGCGGCAGGAAGTAGGCCGAGGCCATGTCCGGCACCAGTCCCACCTTGGCAAACGACATGCCGAAGAACGCGCGCGGCGACGCCAGCACGAAGTCGGCCACCAGCGCCAGTCCCATGCCGGCGCCGAGCGCCGGGCCGTCGACCGCGGCGATGACCGGCATTTCCAGGTTGCGCAGCCGCGCGACCCGGTCATGCAGCGCGAGCAGGCGCCGCCGCATCGCGTCGGGCGAGTTCTGCGGCGCATCGGGATGTTCGACGCGGCTCTTCAGGTCGCCGAGGTCGCCCCCCGAGCAGAACGAGCCGCCCGAGCCGGTGATGATGAGCGCGCGGATTTTA
This genomic interval from Cupriavidus oxalaticus contains the following:
- a CDS encoding enoyl-CoA hydratase/isomerase family protein, which produces MQRETIPLREARLEIGDGIAALIHDRPERRNPMSLTLRQDYTDMLDRVERDPKIRALIITGSGGSFCSGGDLGDLKSRVEHPDAPQNSPDAMRRRLLALHDRVARLRNLEMPVIAAVDGPALGAGMGLALVADFVLASPRAFFGMSFAKVGLVPDMASAYFLPRMVGMSMAKELMLTARKVGAEEAKQLGIVHAIYPHETLAEQARQFALRFVEAPPQAMGAMKRMLNSSFETSYGAFVELEANAQAVASTTAYHADALRRFAEGKPLRYDWDRVAKR